The following DNA comes from Corynebacterium lizhenjunii.
GTCATAAAGATATTGGAGTAGGACTTCGCGTGCACGGACTCCATGAAGGCAATGTTGGTGTACACCGCTTCTTCGTGCGGCGTGACGGCATCGGGAAGCAACGACACCGCACCGACAGTGCCCTGGATGGTATCCAACAGGGTCAGGCCGGTAAACACCCGCATGGTGGTTTCCTGCTCCTTCTCCGTCAGGGTCTTCCAGGAGGGGAGGTCATTGGACACTGGAACTTTTTCCGGCAGCCAGAAGTTTCCGGTCAACCGGTCCCACACTTCCGCGTCCTTCTCGTCCGGGACGGTGTTCCAGTTGATGGCCTTCACGGGTTTGTCGTGGCTTTCCAAATAAGCATCATATTCCTGCGTCACGGCGGAAATACCCCTTCTTGATTCCTTGTAATTTCATTGGCCAGTCGTGGCCGCTATTTACTTCGCCAGTCGTGTCCGCTATTGACTTGGCCAGTCGCGGTCGTTATTGACACTGCCCCTCAGTCTACGCGACGGCGAGTTGTTCATTAAGGTGGGTTAGACCAGTCCCCTGCCCAACAGAGGAAGCACCATGGCCCAACTCTCAGATAGCGCCACACTGTTGCAATCGACCGTCGTGGACACCATCGGTTCAGAAATTGTCACTGGCACCCTCAGCGTGGATCAGCGCTTTACGCTCCAGGACATCGGCGCTCGTTTCGGTATCTCACGCACTGTTGCCCGCGAAGCCATGCGCGCCCTGGAGCAGCTCGGCCTCATCATGTCCTCGCGCCGCGTGGGTTTGACGGTGCAACCCATTTCTGAGTGGAATCTCTTTGACCCCTTGGTCATCGGTTGGCGCATGCGCAGTGAACGTACCCGCGCTGAGCAGCTGCGTTCTTTGAATAATATGCGTCTGGCGGTCGAGCCTATTGCAGCTCGCTTGGCGTCCACGCACGCCTCCCCGGAGCAGGCGAGAAAGTTGGTGGAGCTCGCCCACCGCTTGCAGGAGCTGGAGGTCAACCCTTCCCCGCGTGTGGGTGAGGAGCTCTCGGTGGACTTAAGCTTCCACACGCTTATCTTGCAGGCTTCGGGGGATCAGATGTTTGCGGGCCTCGCCCCTTCCTTGTTGGCTATGTTCAAGGGCAAGTCTGTTTTTGGTTCCCGCAAGCGTGATCCCATTGCGGGGACCACGCAGCTTCACTTGGAGCTTGCCCAGGCCATCCATGACCGCCAGGGCGAGCGTGCTGAAAGGCTTGCGCGCGCAATCCTCGATGAGGCTCGCGCGCATGTGGTCTAGCCTTAGCTTGCCGATGCCCCCGTGCCCTACAGCATGCAGGACACGCAGCCTTCGATCTCGGTGCCTTCCAGGGCCATCTGCCGCAGGCGGATGTAATACAGGGTCTTGATGCCCTTGCGCCATGCGTAGATCTGCGCACGGTTGATGTCGCGGGTGGTGGCGGTGTCTTTGAAGAACAGCGTGAGGGACAGGCCCTGGTCGATGTACTTGGTGGCTTCCGCGTAGGTGTCAATGATCTTCTCGTAGCCGATCTCATAGGAGTCCTTGAAGTACTCCAAGTTGTCATTGTTCATATGCGGCGCGGGGTAGTAGACGCGGCCAATCTTGCCCTCTTTGCGGATCTCAATCTTGGACGCAATCGGGTGAATGGACGATGTCGAGTTATTGATGTAGGAGATCGATCCGGTGGGCGGGACTGCCTGCAGATTGCGGTTGTAGAGTCCGTGCTCGGCTACCTGCTGCTTGAGGTCTTCCCAGTCCTCTGCGGTAGGCGTGTGGATGGACGAGGCCGCAAAGAGGTCCTTGACTCGTTGCGTCTTCGGTGTGAACTCTTCCGGGTTGTAGCGGTCGAAGAACGCGCCGTTGGCGTAGTCCGATTGCGGGAACTCCCCAAAGTACTGGCCGCGCTCGCGGGCAATCTTGTTGGAGGCGCGCAGTGCGGCGTACATTACTGCCGCAAAGTAGGCGTTGGCGAAGTCGAGGGCTTCTTCGGAGCCGTACTCAATGTGCTCGCGGCCTAGGTATCCGTGCAAGTTCATTTGGCCTAGGCCGATGGCGTGTGAGTCATCGTTACCTTCGCGCACGGAGGGCACCGAGTCGATGCTGGTCTTGTCTGCCACCGCCGTCAGAGCTCGAATGGCGGTCTCTACGGTCTGGGCAAAGTCCGGGGAGTCCATGGTCATGGCGATGTTCAGCGAGCCCAGGTTGCAGGAAATGTCGCTGCCCATCTGGGCATAGGACAGATCCTCGTTAAACACGGAGGCCTTGTTAACCTGCAGGATCTCCGAACACAGGTTGGACATGTTAATCCGCCCGGTCTTGACCGGGTTGGCCTTGTTGACGGTGTCCTCGAACATGATGTACGGGTATCCGGACTCGAATTGGATCTCTGCCAGGGTCTGGAAGAAGTGCCGGGCGTTGATCTTCTTCTTGCGGATCCGCGGGTCTTCCACCATCTCTTCGTAGTGTTCGGTGACCGAGAGGTCTGCGAAGGGCTTGCCGTAGACTCGCTCGACGTCGTACGGGGAGAACAGGTACATGTCGTCGTTCTTCTTGGCCAGCTCGAAGGTGATGTCGGGGATGACCACGCCCAGCGATAGCGTCTTGATGCGGATCTTCTCATCCGCATTCTCTCGCTTGGTGTCCAGGAAGCTCAGGATGTCCGGGTGGTGTGCGTGCAAGTACACCGCACCAGCGCCCTGGCGGGCACCTAGCTGGTTGGCGTAGGAGAAAGAGTCTTCCAGCAGCTTCATCACCGGAATAACCCCAGAGGACTGGTTTTCGATGTGCTTGATCGGGGCGCCCGATTCGCGGATATTTGATAGCAACAGTGCCACACCGCCGCCACGCTTGGACAGCTGCAGAGCAGAGTTGATCGACCGCCCAATGGACTCCATGTTGTCTTCAATGCGCAGCAGGAAGCATGAAACGAGTTCACCGCGCTGCGCCTTGCCCGCATTCAGGAAGGTCGGCGTTGCCGGCTGGAAGCGCCCGGTCATGATTTCGTCGACAACATGCTCTGCGATGTCCTGATGTCCGTCGGCCAGGAACAGCGCCGTCATTGCCACGCGGTCTTCAAAGCGCTCCAGGTAGCGGCGCCCATCGAAAGTTTTGAGCGTATAGGAGGTGTAGTACTTGTAGGCACCCAGGAAGGATTGGAAGCGGAACTTGTAGGAGTAAGCCCTCTTGAACAGGTCCTTAATAAAGCCGAAGTCATACTGCGCAATGACTTCCGGCTCGTAGTACTTGTTGCTGATCAGGTAGTCAATCTTTTCTTCCAGGTCATGGAAGTAGACGGTGTTCTGATTGACGTGCTGCAAGAAGAATTGGTTCGCGGCCTCGCGGTCCTTATCGAACTGAATCTTGCCCTGCTCATCGTACAGGTTGAGCAGCGCGTTCAACGCGTGGTAGTCCAGCTGTTGTTCCTGAGACACCGGCTCCGGGACGTTCTTTCCAAGCAGATTCGACACTTAAGGCCGCCTTTCCTCTCACGGGGCACTTCCCCCACAAATTCACGTTTTTAGTTAGCTACAGGCTCCAGGCCCAGCTGTTGCGCGTTGGCTAAGAGGCCTTCGCGGCATACAGCGACGTCCTCTGCCGAACCCAAGAGTTCAAACCGGTAGACGTAGGGAACCCTGCACTTGGCGGCGATTACCTCTCCCGCCTTACCGAAGTCCGAGCCGAAGTTGGAGTTGCCCCCCGCAATGACTGCGCGTATCAGACTGCGATTGTGCTCATTATTAAGGAATTGGATTACTTGCGGGGGTACTGGCCGGGAGTTTTGGCGGCTAATGCTCGCCCCTCCCCCGTAGGTCGGGCATACCAGCACATAGGGTTCATCCACCGTGATGGGCTCCGCGGACTTCCGCAGTGGAATCCGCACGCTCGGCAGACCCAGTTTTCCCACAAAGCGGTGCGTGTTTTCCGTTGCGGAGGAGAAGTACACCACCAGCATGGGACTTAGGCAGCCTTTGCTAGGGCCTTGATGCGCTCCAGGCGGAACCCGGACCAGTGCTCACCGTTTACCTCGACAACAGGAGCAGAGATGTACCCCAGGGCCATAACGTAGTCGCGGGCTTCACTATCCATCGACAGGTCCACCAAGTCGTAGTCTAGGCCGGCCCGATCCAGGGCCTTCTTGGTGGCTTCACACTGAACGCAAGCGGGCTTGGTATAGACGGTAATAGGCATAGCGGGAGTCCTTCTAGGTAAAGCATGCGGGGCCGGTCTTCCTCGACCCCTTCAACACGAACGACACTATACTTTGTGCCCTTTCACCGCAAGCGACACAACATATAGTAGTTACAGCCATGATATTCCCAGCATAGCCCGCCCATCCGCCCCACATCTTGACACCCTTTTCTACCCCTCGAGTTACACACATGAAATTCCCCATCTTTATCCACAGGCCCTCCTGGGAATTGCACAGGTGTCAGTGATTAACATCACATGCCCTGATCGAAACACCCCGGCGATCCTCCACACTGTCCCCGCCGGCCCCAAGCCCGCCAACCTTAGAAGCGCCACAACGCAAACACCCCGCTAGCTCCTGCACGGAGTTGGCGGGGTGTGTGCGTTAAGAACAATCGTTCCTTAGCCCTGGCGAGCCTTGAAACGAGGATCCCTCTTATTGATCACGAAGACCTTGCCGTGGCGACGGACAACCTGAGCGCCCGGCTTGTTCTTCAGCGACCGAAGCGACTTGCGAACCTTCATCGGGCGCTCCTTTCCTTATGCGCTAT
Coding sequences within:
- the nrdI gene encoding class Ib ribonucleoside-diphosphate reductase assembly flavoprotein NrdI encodes the protein MLVVYFSSATENTHRFVGKLGLPSVRIPLRKSAEPITVDEPYVLVCPTYGGGASISRQNSRPVPPQVIQFLNNEHNRSLIRAVIAGGNSNFGSDFGKAGEVIAAKCRVPYVYRFELLGSAEDVAVCREGLLANAQQLGLEPVAN
- the ykgO gene encoding type B 50S ribosomal protein L36 codes for the protein MKVRKSLRSLKNKPGAQVVRRHGKVFVINKRDPRFKARQG
- a CDS encoding FadR/GntR family transcriptional regulator, translated to MAQLSDSATLLQSTVVDTIGSEIVTGTLSVDQRFTLQDIGARFGISRTVAREAMRALEQLGLIMSSRRVGLTVQPISEWNLFDPLVIGWRMRSERTRAEQLRSLNNMRLAVEPIAARLASTHASPEQARKLVELAHRLQELEVNPSPRVGEELSVDLSFHTLILQASGDQMFAGLAPSLLAMFKGKSVFGSRKRDPIAGTTQLHLELAQAIHDRQGERAERLARAILDEARAHVV
- the nrdH gene encoding glutaredoxin-like protein NrdH translates to MPITVYTKPACVQCEATKKALDRAGLDYDLVDLSMDSEARDYVMALGYISAPVVEVNGEHWSGFRLERIKALAKAA
- the nrdE gene encoding class 1b ribonucleoside-diphosphate reductase subunit alpha, producing MSNLLGKNVPEPVSQEQQLDYHALNALLNLYDEQGKIQFDKDREAANQFFLQHVNQNTVYFHDLEEKIDYLISNKYYEPEVIAQYDFGFIKDLFKRAYSYKFRFQSFLGAYKYYTSYTLKTFDGRRYLERFEDRVAMTALFLADGHQDIAEHVVDEIMTGRFQPATPTFLNAGKAQRGELVSCFLLRIEDNMESIGRSINSALQLSKRGGGVALLLSNIRESGAPIKHIENQSSGVIPVMKLLEDSFSYANQLGARQGAGAVYLHAHHPDILSFLDTKRENADEKIRIKTLSLGVVIPDITFELAKKNDDMYLFSPYDVERVYGKPFADLSVTEHYEEMVEDPRIRKKKINARHFFQTLAEIQFESGYPYIMFEDTVNKANPVKTGRINMSNLCSEILQVNKASVFNEDLSYAQMGSDISCNLGSLNIAMTMDSPDFAQTVETAIRALTAVADKTSIDSVPSVREGNDDSHAIGLGQMNLHGYLGREHIEYGSEEALDFANAYFAAVMYAALRASNKIARERGQYFGEFPQSDYANGAFFDRYNPEEFTPKTQRVKDLFAASSIHTPTAEDWEDLKQQVAEHGLYNRNLQAVPPTGSISYINNSTSSIHPIASKIEIRKEGKIGRVYYPAPHMNNDNLEYFKDSYEIGYEKIIDTYAEATKYIDQGLSLTLFFKDTATTRDINRAQIYAWRKGIKTLYYIRLRQMALEGTEIEGCVSCML